The Nerophis ophidion isolate RoL-2023_Sa linkage group LG24, RoL_Noph_v1.0, whole genome shotgun sequence genome includes a region encoding these proteins:
- the LOC133542544 gene encoding protein yippee-like 5, which translates to MGRIFLDHIGGTRLFSCANCDTILTNRAELISTRFTGATGRAFLFNKVVNLQHSEVQDRVMLTGRHMVRDVSCKNCNSKLGWMYEFATEESQRYKEGRVILERALVREREGFEHVPTDTS; encoded by the exons ATGGGCCGGATATTCTTGGATCACATTGGGGGCACTCGCCTCTTCTCTTGCGccaactgtgacactattctgaCCAACAGAGCAGAGCTGATCTCCACACGCTTCACTGGAGCCACAGGCCGGGCCTTCCTCTTCAACAAG GTTGTCAATCTCCAGCACAGCGAGGTTCAAGACCGGGTCATGCTGACGGGAAGACACATGGTACGGGACGTCAGCTGCAAGAACTGCAACAGCAAGCTGGGGTGGATGTACGAGTTTGCTACGGAGGAAAGCCAGCGTTACAAGGAGGGCCGGGTCATCCTGGAGAGGGCGCTAGTGAGGGAGAGGGAGGGTTTCGAGCACGTACCCACAGACACCTCTTGA